The genome window TCTCCTTGACGATCCCGCTGAAGACGTCGAGCGCCTGTGATTTCTTCTTGTACTTGGGCGCGTACAGCTCCTTTCGGACCGGAAGTCGGCTGTGTTCGAGGGCCATGTTCTTCTGAGCGTCGAGCGAGGCCATGAACGACGCGAACTGATTGGCCGCGTCAGTCTTCTGCGAGTAACTATTGATGAAGACGTTCCACCCGCCGAGACAGGAGTTAGGAGCGCCGACGTGTCCGTCCGCGTCGGGCATCGAGGCGACGGCGAACTTCCCCTTGACCGGTGAGCCGTCCTTGTTCATCAGGGCGTAGGCGTAGGGCCAGTTGCGCATGAAGACCGTGTTACCCTGCTGGAACGTCTTCCGGTTCTGGTCGGTGCTGGATGCGGGGACGTTCTCCGGCGTGACGTTGTACTTGTGGATGAGATCGACGGCGTGCTGGAGCGCGCTGATCCCCTTCTGGGTGTTGACTACGAGCGTTCCGTCGTGGTCGACGGTCCCCTCGCGTCCCCAGAGCCAGTTGAGCCACATGATCGTGAGCCCCTCGTTGGCACCGCCCTGCCAGATGTATCCGTTGAGGTCCTGCTCGGAGTTCTTCGTGATCTCCTGGGCCATGTTCACCAGTTCCATCTCCGTCTTCGGCGGCTCGTCGTAACCGTGCTGCTTCAGGAGGTCGCTCCGGTAGTAGAGCGCGTTGGCGTCGGTGAAGAGGGGCATCCCGTAGAGCGTTCCGTCGATGGT of Halomarina pelagica contains these proteins:
- a CDS encoding ABC transporter substrate-binding protein, with the protein product MTRDSAAQNRRQLLKGLAGSGTVLLAGCLGQDGGGGGGGGNQSTTLKFVYPGYYSADAKDLLPMFDEQSKNLTVDGQKTPAESASTRKYYVNQFISQSSAFDVGMMDVVWPAEFAQNKWAAPVEDPENLTEKMLETPVEAVTIDGTLYGMPLFTDANALYYRSDLLKQHGYDEPPKTEMELVNMAQEITKNSEQDLNGYIWQGGANEGLTIMWLNWLWGREGTVDHDGTLVVNTQKGISALQHAVDLIHKYNVTPENVPASSTDQNRKTFQQGNTVFMRNWPYAYALMNKDGSPVKGKFAVASMPDADGHVGAPNSCLGGWNVFINSYSQKTDAANQFASFMASLDAQKNMALEHSRLPVRKELYAPKYKKKSQALDVFSGIVKETRARPATPKYSTFSKIVYTECNKALVQQKTPKQALDDAQKQIDSQVNDA